TCTCGATGAACTCACTAAAAAGCTCTTCAATACCATTGATGGAGTAAGTTTTGAAGTATAcagattaatttatattatttaacgaAATATTATAACTTACCATActgatatgaattttttttttccgtGTAGCTTGACCATGCAGCCAAGATCAAGAGCACCCCTGAAGCAGAAAAGTACTATGCCGAGACTGCATCAGCTTTGAATGAAGTTATTGCCAAGCTTGGCTAAGGGAATTGTTGTATTTTAATGTAAGCATTGTTGATCGTTTGTAGAGAAACTTTCATTTTTATGCTATCCAAAGAGAACCTTTATCTATGGTCGAAATTGAAATGTCAAATTGTGATATTAATAAGGTGCGGATttaattttttgtattttaatttgatcatttttaatttttaataaattttaaaatttcaacttGACCAAAGTTCATTTAataaacatattatcacatatataatatCTTGTCAATTTGCTATTTTCACTGAAAATATTGGAGTCGGAATTGAAAtctcaaaatttgaaaagtatagtaattaaaaatgatcaaattggagaataaaacaaaattcataaCTTATGCCTAGTACAATATTAATAACAGAATTATACCTAACAGATTTAAGAGTTACTATTTGGGtcatgattgaaattgtaaattttgaaatAGTTAAGAGTTTAAAATTGAACAAATCCATAGCTTAcatataataaatgaaataatagcAAATTTTGATCAAATTAAAACTTGTTGGTTTGTGCAAGCACTTTACCATCATTAAAGGTGTTCATGGTCAGGTCGGACTTAAACATGATATTGATATATTTTATGCTACTGAAACTCTGCTCAACTTGAAATATAAATCTAAAGTTTTTTTCATGTTTGCCCATATTTGTAAATGGTTAACACAGGCCCATTTTAAGCCTCTTAtattatttcttaattaaaaaaaccatatttatatcatttttaattttatatttaataattaataatttccatttattaaaattttatacatagacattttatcatttttaatatttatatcataGTACTATATATTATTATAGATTTAGTTTTTCtgtgttataaattatataatatatataaaaataatttaatataatatattataaacatagaaaatgtGCTAAGCTAGGATTAGGTcttgaatatttatattttaagtatGTCTAATTTATTTGTTGAAGTTTATTTTTTAGACTTAATATTTTTCCTATACTTTCCAAATTTTGAATAGACTTTTAGATTTAGAAGAATAATTCGACGTATGAACACTCTATCCGTCAcaataaatttcaaatatttcatgAACACAAAAATAAAAACGTGAATTACATCCAAAATATGAATACAAATAAAGAATGTGAGTTGTTGGCATTTGTTACAAAGCATGGAGCAAGTAGGGAAAAGGCAAATCAGGAAGTGGTGTTTCGAGGCCATTCTCGGCCTACTGCGGTGGCTGATAAATAGTAAGCAACCGTGAAAACTCCATGGATGAAACACAGAAACCCTCCAATGGTAAACATCCGATGGTGGGATATGCCGCATGAATATCCTgactttgatgagtttgacaatGTCCCTATAATCAGCATTATCAATCCCACCACTAATATGATCCTGTAGATTAAAtacactaaattaaaatttatacattaaattacacattaaattaaaatttattttaattctaATATTTATGTTAGCATAACAATAACTTTTGTTTTTGgagaagtttttttaaaaaaagttaagCTTGTAAAATAGGTTTAGATAAAAGTTAATTTGTTTAAAACAAAtacaatgatttttttttatccttcaattttataaaaaaatcattttagccctAAAACCTTTGCCCCATAAATCTCTAATTTTGTTTCTCTATTTAATTTCTTTAACAAGTAAGTTGCACCTTAAAATTTTCAGACCAAATCAAACGAGATTCGGGTCACATAGCTCTAACACTCTCAATAGTAATGATTTCAGAATTCGAGTTTTTTCGGACCACCTACTAATGCTATACATAATATTGAAATCATATATGCACACCCCCTACCACCTATGGACACCAACAGAGACATAGCTAGAAGGGACAGGCAATAGCTTTGGTCACCCCTAATTAAGGGATAAAAATCCGTTTTAATCCCTTTTAGTTGGAGGTATTTAATGAATTGTTGGATTGGCTCCTCACACTGGTATATTAATTAGAAGACATACCATGAGATAATGAGGAAAGCCACCGCTAAATATTTGATGACAGATGCTTTGTTTGAATTTCCCTTTCTCCAAATACAGACACACCCACCAAGTAAGGTCCCAATAACATGAGCAACGCTAAGTAGTACCAATGCTGCAAAACCTAGCCTGTAAGCTTGAGAACTGGTGTTTCTACACTCAACATGCCCCGCCCCCAAATGCATAGCctgtttaataaataaaaaaaaacacatacaccatgaaaaaaaaaacaaaggatcAATGATTATAATTCTCTTTACATTCTAAAACATACCTTGTTTTCAGCTTTTTCAGCCTCAATGCCAAGTATCCCAGCAGTAATATCCAAAGCTATGATCAATAAACAAATCAGAATACAAGCGTTTGTTGCCATTTTTTTTACTGTAATAAATATTTGCAGATATCTGTCAGTGAATGGAACCATTTATAAAGGCTATATATGGAGTATTAATGAAGAGGAAAATAAGAATAAAGTAGGGAACATGCATGCAGATTAGTAACATATACGAAAGTGATTTGGCTGTTGAGCTGCTTGTTTTTGGATTAAAAAGCTTCTTTTTAGCTCatacaattttttaattttggcactttgctttttctttttgaaattcaTATTCCTTCCATGGATGACAAGaaaagtagttttttttttttttatagaaaaaaaCACATCGATCAATCAATTCTTTTATCCTTGGATTGTGTGTTGGAATCTAAAGAAAAGATGGTACCAATGCAACTTTGTGAAGCAAATGACATTCATCATAAACCTTAGTTGAAAGCCTGGAATCGAATCAAACATTCAGAAGGAAATGCCATGCATATATATTTTTTAGGTCAAATTCTAGATTCGGTCCCTTTAGTATTCTAAATTTAATGTgagatttaattttcatactttaatttcacataatttgatttttttacttttataatattattagttagtCTAAATTACTTAATCCAATAGAAAAGTTTACATGTAAACTGAATGCTTAATCATGTCTTCAAAAAATTTTACTTCATCACTTTAATCATATTACTAATTTAAACTAACTAAGTCATGTCAAATTCAAGTATATAtatgattaaatttcaaattttaatataatagaaAGACCGGAATCATtgtttaatttactttttaacaattttaaatttcaataaaatCTTAATAATATTGTCAAATGTTAAAGTTTTAAATCTTATGCATCGTATCTCATTTATAAAATCTCTcttaaaaaaaagtgaaaattcTCATAAAGCAATCATGCCTTGCGCATAGAATAATCAAGGAGTATGCTTGGGAATTATTTGAAATTGCTTCTGAGATAATTTTTTGCTTAGGTTGACTTTTACTTAGAAGCCCATTTGAATTTTAGTTCTTAACAAAAAGGCCCAATCGACTAATACAACGTAAAATTTCTTTCTCTAACAAGAAAATTCTTTCTCCATTTCGAGgggaaaaaattatatattacacATTGAACGAAAATACTTCAAAAATTACAATGGATTGTGTTTATCGAAtcgaaatatattaaaattttgatttgaatgaaacttaaaattatttagaaCTGATTTATGATTAAAACGATATGTATCAATTGATACCTAAATAATATTAACTATTTTGTTTGTACTTACTATATG
The Gossypium arboreum isolate Shixiya-1 chromosome 10, ASM2569848v2, whole genome shotgun sequence genome window above contains:
- the LOC108452698 gene encoding protein DESIGUAL 2-like, with amino-acid sequence MATNACILICLLIIALDITAGILGIEAEKAENKAMHLGAGHVECRNTSSQAYRLGFAALVLLSVAHVIGTLLGGCVCIWRKGNSNKASVIKYLAVAFLIISWIILVVGLIMLIIGTLSNSSKSGYSCGISHHRMFTIGGFLCFIHGVFTVAYYLSATAVGREWPRNTTS